A stretch of Helicobacter pylori oki112 DNA encodes these proteins:
- a CDS encoding TrbG/VirB9 family P-type conjugative transfer protein — protein MKKFTLSLFLYGALLSAEEDIFRNNTNEIDPTTSFEHGKENNNLIPAKSDSLESFKEQENKEKAKQLMDLKALQSVYFSKNRKLQDNNFNVLYVAGNTNKIRLRYAMTTTFIFDNDPIIYVSLGDPSGFELTYPTNDHYGLSNMLVIKPLLIGVDTNLTVVGASGTIYTFYLFSTTYTSKFQSYFSVFVSNKRSIGKLNILSKNELEKREQEQLAKTETNTNSSNKQDKQKLDYRKINYESKEIDDGKFIRIGDEVNHIFIEKAKINRGYLQKPKHKRTWWSLWLYKKPSDDALDIKALDVFDDGKYTYFRYDRDQAFSKFPYTYKVVDGYDNPINSRVVGNYIIAEDVSKKWTLRSGKEYVCVRRDKHKYQKSKDFMRLKRLLEQDEAMKAKRNNIHLIEDTTPQPKNAISVTELLAQIKNQTPSKECRALNEEEVKTLEEVKNIIKAPKPLQKDLKNKLKKHTIKTHYCVPIPYIERPKTTDGLEKNKKGLNNTKKQNQANQK, from the coding sequence ATGAAAAAATTCACTCTATCGCTATTTTTGTATGGCGCTTTACTTAGCGCTGAAGAGGATATTTTTAGAAACAATACAAATGAAATTGATCCTACAACTTCTTTTGAACATGGCAAAGAAAACAACAATCTTATCCCAGCAAAATCTGATAGTTTAGAAAGTTTCAAAGAACAAGAAAACAAAGAAAAAGCCAAACAACTTATGGATTTAAAAGCCTTACAGAGCGTGTATTTTTCTAAAAATAGAAAATTGCAAGACAATAATTTCAATGTCTTATATGTGGCAGGCAACACCAACAAAATCCGCTTACGCTATGCGATGACTACCACTTTTATTTTTGATAATGATCCTATTATCTATGTGAGTTTAGGCGATCCTAGCGGTTTTGAACTCACTTACCCCACTAATGATCATTACGGTTTATCTAACATGCTAGTGATCAAACCCTTGCTTATAGGGGTGGATACAAATCTAACCGTAGTCGGAGCGAGCGGAACAATTTATACTTTTTACTTGTTTAGCACCACTTACACTAGCAAATTCCAAAGCTATTTTTCAGTGTTTGTCTCTAATAAAAGATCTATCGGTAAGCTCAATATTTTGTCTAAAAACGAGCTAGAAAAAAGAGAGCAAGAACAATTGGCTAAAACAGAAACAAATACAAATAGCTCCAATAAACAAGACAAACAAAAGCTTGACTACAGAAAAATCAATTATGAGAGCAAGGAAATTGATGATGGCAAGTTTATAAGAATTGGAGATGAAGTCAATCACATTTTCATTGAAAAAGCTAAAATCAATCGTGGTTATTTGCAAAAACCCAAACACAAACGCACCTGGTGGAGTTTGTGGCTCTATAAAAAACCCAGTGATGATGCGCTTGATATAAAGGCACTAGATGTCTTTGATGATGGCAAATACACTTATTTTAGATATGACAGAGATCAAGCCTTTTCAAAATTCCCTTACACCTATAAGGTTGTAGATGGGTATGATAATCCTATCAATAGCCGTGTGGTAGGGAATTACATTATTGCTGAAGATGTTTCTAAAAAATGGACTTTAAGGAGCGGTAAGGAATACGTGTGCGTAAGAAGAGACAAGCACAAATACCAAAAATCTAAGGACTTCATGCGTTTAAAAAGGCTTTTAGAGCAAGATGAAGCCATGAAAGCCAAACGAAACAACATCCACTTGATTGAAGACACTACGCCTCAACCTAAAAATGCCATTAGCGTAACGGAGTTGTTAGCTCAAATCAAAAACCAAACTCCAAGCAAAGAATGCCGAGCCTTAAATGAAGAAGAAGTTAAGACTTTAGAAGAGGTTAAAAACATCATAAAAGCTCCCAAGCCTTTGCAAAAAGATTTGAAAAACAAGCTCAAAAAACACACCATCAAAACCCATTATTGTGTGCCTATCCCCTATATAGAAAGACCAAAAACTACTGATGGTTTAGAGAAGAATAAAAAGGGGCTGAATAACACCAAAAAACAAAATCAAGCAAACCAAAAATAA
- a CDS encoding type IV secretion system protein, with translation MLFEEVRDASIIYHLEKKLGDYIFYVACFFFGTTALLIILLIVLLPLKQKEPYLVQFSNNKENFALVQKADSTITANKALIRSLVGAYVLNRESITHIEQHEKMRQNTIKEQSSNEVWYEFEKLIAYYDSIYTNPLLTRKVKIANIYLDKDLAYIDIEVSLYHSGELESLKYYKVVMSFEFKKQEINFDSMSLNPTGFIVTGYDVTEIAILKDLDEKNKVKDDGVKSRIIHTEKKDPHMSQYKDVKEQ, from the coding sequence ATGCTTTTTGAAGAAGTGAGAGATGCAAGCATTATCTATCATTTAGAGAAAAAATTAGGCGATTATATCTTTTATGTAGCGTGTTTCTTCTTTGGCACAACAGCGTTGCTTATTATCTTACTGATTGTTCTGTTGCCCTTAAAACAAAAAGAGCCGTATTTAGTGCAATTTTCTAACAATAAAGAAAATTTTGCTTTAGTTCAAAAGGCAGATAGCACCATTACAGCCAATAAAGCTCTTATTCGTTCATTAGTGGGAGCGTATGTGCTAAACAGGGAAAGCATTACTCATATTGAGCAACATGAAAAAATGCGTCAAAACACCATTAAAGAGCAAAGTTCCAATGAAGTATGGTATGAATTTGAAAAACTCATCGCTTATTATGACAGCATTTACACTAATCCTTTACTCACAAGAAAAGTAAAGATTGCAAATATCTATTTAGATAAAGATTTAGCCTATATTGACATTGAAGTGAGCTTGTATCATAGCGGAGAATTAGAGAGCTTAAAGTACTATAAAGTGGTGATGAGTTTTGAATTTAAAAAACAAGAAATCAATTTTGACTCCATGTCTTTAAATCCTACAGGCTTTATTGTTACAGGTTATGATGTAACTGAAATTGCGATTTTAAAAGACTTAGATGAAAAAAATAAAGTCAAAGATGATGGTGTGAAATCTAGGATTATCCATACCGAGAAAAAAGACCCTCATATGAGCCAATATAAAGATGTTAAGGAACAATAA
- a CDS encoding type II toxin-antitoxin system YafQ family toxin — MLKVRTKKDFLKDFNKHILSGRITESDVASVVDCLKKQKPLQQKYCDHALSGNLKGLRECHVKPNLLLIYEIKKQENELVLLRLDTHSELFKK; from the coding sequence ATGCTTAAAGTCAGAACTAAGAAAGATTTTCTTAAAGACTTTAATAAGCATATTTTATCTGGGCGTATTACAGAAAGCGATGTTGCAAGCGTTGTTGATTGCCTAAAAAAACAAAAACCACTCCAACAAAAATATTGCGACCATGCTTTGAGTGGCAATCTTAAAGGGCTGAGAGAGTGTCATGTTAAGCCAAACTTGTTATTGATTTATGAAATCAAAAAACAAGAAAACGAACTTGTTTTATTGCGTCTAGACACTCATAGCGAGCTATTTAAAAAGTGA
- a CDS encoding DNA type IV secretion system protein ComB10 encodes MGFFRVIRNAPIVSVFIVLMLIFCAWFFLYDDSSPKAVRNYVKSKFPISDYLYKKADKKKIPPQNNVIKQEIKEEEIKKSCKGQMTDNKGNLIDDDCNIIATQKQVNNLPNLPKDILKTKPTVASNPFNYNTANEEEKTRLVILASRISSQKETQPPTSIKNSVSNTKSKEKQELEKEYGSSGFKNFKRKNIASSENKLLRTITADRMIPAILITPISSEIGGSKIIAQVESDIYATMGRAALIPKGSRAIGYYNSNNKIGEYRLEIAWNRIITPQGVNIILSDAKGADVKGYNGMIGTLHNKYWERYGIPLSLSTLSNGLLIGLTSGLTEAMKNKRGGFNQNYFGDYMMMQMTRQTGISLNNIIAQIMRDQIRIKPIITIREGSHIFISPNTDIWFPIPKNNEVLAKFFNEEKEQNNDTK; translated from the coding sequence ATGGGCTTTTTTAGAGTAATTAGAAACGCACCGATTGTAAGTGTCTTTATTGTTTTGATGCTTATTTTTTGTGCATGGTTTTTCCTTTATGATGATAGCTCACCTAAAGCAGTGAGAAATTATGTTAAAAGCAAGTTTCCAATCTCTGACTATCTCTACAAAAAAGCGGATAAAAAGAAGATCCCACCACAGAACAATGTCATTAAACAAGAGATTAAAGAAGAAGAAATTAAAAAATCTTGTAAGGGTCAGATGACAGATAATAAGGGTAATTTAATAGATGATGATTGCAATATTATAGCCACTCAAAAACAAGTTAATAACTTACCAAACTTACCAAAAGATATACTTAAAACCAAACCTACCGTTGCCTCCAATCCTTTCAACTACAATACCGCTAACGAAGAAGAAAAAACCCGCCTTGTGATTTTAGCGTCTCGTATTAGTAGCCAAAAAGAAACGCAGCCTCCAACCTCTATAAAAAATAGTGTTTCTAATACAAAATCCAAAGAAAAACAAGAACTTGAAAAAGAATACGGCTCTAGCGGTTTTAAAAATTTTAAAAGAAAAAATATAGCGAGCAGTGAAAACAAACTTTTGAGAACGATTACAGCTGACAGAATGATCCCAGCCATTCTGATCACTCCTATTAGTAGTGAAATAGGGGGGAGTAAGATAATCGCTCAAGTGGAGAGTGATATATACGCAACGATGGGTAGAGCGGCTTTAATCCCCAAAGGGAGTAGAGCCATAGGCTATTACAACTCTAATAACAAAATAGGAGAATACCGCTTAGAAATTGCTTGGAATAGGATCATCACGCCACAAGGGGTCAATATCATACTAAGCGATGCTAAGGGAGCTGATGTCAAGGGCTATAACGGCATGATAGGCACACTCCATAACAAATATTGGGAACGCTATGGTATTCCTTTATCCTTAAGCACCTTGTCAAATGGGCTACTCATAGGTCTTACTAGCGGTCTTACCGAAGCGATGAAAAACAAAAGGGGTGGTTTTAATCAAAACTATTTTGGAGACTACATGATGATGCAAATGACGAGGCAAACTGGTATCAGCCTAAATAACATTATCGCTCAAATCATGCGAGATCAAATCAGGATTAAGCCCATTATCACTATTAGAGAAGGAAGCCATATTTTTATTAGTCCTAATACGGATATTTGGTTTCCTATCCCTAAAAACAATGAAGTCTTAGCGAAATTCTTTAATGAAGAAAAGGAACAAAACAATGATACAAAATAG
- a CDS encoding type IV secretory system conjugative DNA transfer family protein codes for MREKFKTLRDKFKDKISNLFHKLNSIQKDYYTKTLPKACKDVFTLGSSKSYPMTLNFNKGFCVGLYKGLNSLKPTYYDAPLSTLIIAPPGSGKTAAVAVTNLLNVPSSCVVLDIKGELFDLTAGYRQQVLKNKIFVFDPLGNDNTLKFNPFDKRIVEKLDFNRKRRLVDEVGNTIFAEDGANKDPHWTQQAKNLFVFYALYDLCVHNTSTFFEIASAPIKNYVPLINPQSRFYTELYECQSSDNGFVKENGRYMAKVENGVKKMKPNVNVELLWYKQVAEQVYTDPENPKNYDGSVNNLEKDDQGNIIMKEGMLDPIIRNEANKWAKANDKEFASIKSVYSRFMQVFTSYQVKSATDSMSFEYEDLRADNISLYIKIAQTDIDTLAPLIRILLESIAKNLLLKESKKFEERVYLFLDEFVRFGKLPFLLEMPALSRSYGVVLIFITQSNALIEKYYGREDARIVNSTVAYKIIFKMDDLEYAKQVSEEVGKMTRKTRSHSTEKGQLITGGTSSIGKEAWDLLSTQDIMNIDKDEVIVLVSGHKAKPLKLKANYYFKNKELLSRINWEVKPNEEVF; via the coding sequence ATGAGAGAAAAATTCAAAACATTAAGAGATAAATTTAAGGATAAAATCAGCAATTTATTCCATAAGCTTAATAGCATTCAAAAAGATTATTACACTAAAACTCTCCCTAAGGCTTGCAAAGATGTCTTTACGCTAGGTTCTTCTAAGAGTTATCCTATGACCTTAAATTTTAATAAAGGTTTTTGTGTGGGGCTGTATAAAGGTTTAAATTCGCTTAAGCCTACTTATTATGATGCTCCGCTTTCTACTTTAATTATCGCTCCTCCTGGAAGTGGTAAAACCGCAGCTGTGGCTGTGACTAATCTTTTAAATGTGCCTAGCTCTTGTGTGGTGTTAGATATTAAAGGAGAGTTGTTTGATTTAACGGCTGGTTACAGACAACAAGTTCTAAAAAATAAAATTTTTGTATTTGATCCCTTAGGAAATGATAACACGCTTAAATTCAATCCGTTTGATAAACGCATTGTAGAAAAATTAGATTTTAACAGAAAGCGAAGGCTTGTAGATGAAGTGGGTAATACTATTTTTGCTGAAGATGGGGCAAATAAAGACCCTCATTGGACACAGCAAGCTAAAAATTTATTTGTCTTTTACGCTCTTTATGATTTGTGTGTGCATAACACTAGCACCTTTTTTGAAATTGCAAGCGCTCCTATAAAAAATTATGTCCCCTTAATCAATCCACAAAGCCGATTTTATACTGAATTATATGAATGTCAAAGTAGCGATAATGGTTTTGTTAAAGAGAACGGGCGCTATATGGCTAAAGTAGAAAATGGCGTTAAAAAAATGAAACCTAATGTCAATGTGGAATTGCTATGGTATAAACAAGTAGCCGAACAAGTCTATACTGACCCAGAAAATCCTAAAAATTATGATGGATCTGTGAATAATTTAGAAAAAGACGATCAAGGCAATATTATAATGAAAGAGGGCATGTTAGATCCTATTATTAGAAACGAAGCGAACAAATGGGCTAAGGCGAATGATAAAGAGTTTGCAAGCATTAAATCAGTTTATAGCCGTTTTATGCAAGTCTTTACAAGCTATCAAGTTAAAAGCGCTACAGATAGCATGAGTTTTGAATACGAGGATTTAAGGGCTGACAATATTTCACTCTATATTAAAATCGCTCAAACAGATATTGACACACTCGCACCGCTTATCCGTATCCTTTTGGAAAGTATTGCTAAAAATCTTTTATTGAAAGAGAGTAAGAAATTTGAAGAAAGGGTTTATCTCTTTTTAGATGAATTTGTGCGTTTTGGTAAATTGCCTTTTTTATTAGAAATGCCAGCATTAAGTAGGAGCTATGGTGTGGTTTTAATTTTTATCACGCAATCCAACGCTCTTATTGAAAAATATTATGGTAGAGAAGATGCAAGAATTGTTAATAGCACCGTGGCTTACAAAATAATTTTCAAAATGGATGATTTAGAATATGCTAAACAGGTGAGCGAAGAAGTCGGTAAGATGACTAGAAAAACACGAAGCCACTCTACAGAAAAAGGACAACTCATTACCGGAGGGACTTCTAGTATAGGAAAAGAAGCGTGGGACTTATTGAGCACGCAAGATATTATGAATATTGATAAAGATGAAGTGATCGTTTTAGTAAGCGGTCATAAGGCTAAACCCTTAAAGTTAAAAGCGAATTATTATTTCAAAAACAAAGAATTACTCTCTCGTATTAACTGGGAAGTCAAGCCCAATGAAGAAGTGTTTTGA